TGTGGAACCGCGCGTGCGGGATTTTGAGCCCTCCGGAGCACTGCTGGCCGCAGAAGAAGGCCTGCAATACTATCGCCGCATCCTGGAAGGGGCCGCTTCCCGCCTGGCAGAGCAGGGTCTCGTGTTCTTTGAGCACGGAGCGTTTCAGCGCGGGGGGATCACAGCTCTGGCCGAAGGTCTGGGCTTTGCCGTTATCCAGGCCGGGCAAGACCTTAGCGGCCGGGACCGCTATCTGGTTTTGCAGGTAAAGCCGGAAATTTAGCGTCTAAGCCGGACAACGATATTTTGGATAAAGGATAAAACATGGACCGCTTCATCATTGAAGGAACCCGCAAGCTGAGCGGCACGATCGCCGTCAGCGGGGCCAAGAACGTCATCCTGCCTGCGATGGCAGCCTGCCTGCTGGCACCCGGAAAATCCGTTCTGCGCAACGTGCCGAACCTGATCGACCTCAAAACCATGGCCCACGTGCTCCGCGTCCTCGGCGCCCGGGTGGATTACGGAGCTGGGGCCATGGCCATCGATTCCCGCGACCTTTGCTTCAACGAAGCCCCCTACGAGCTGGTGAGCAAGATGCGCGCTTCCATCTATGTATTGGGGCCGCTTTTGGCCAGGCTGGGCGAGGCGCGGGTCTCCTTCCCCGGAGGCTGCGCGATCGGCACCCGGCCCGTGGACCTGCATCTGAAGGCCATGGAAGCCCTCGGCGCAACGATCAATATCGAACACGGCTACATCCACGCCCGCGCGGATAAACTCACCGGAGCGGACATCCACTTTGAGAAATCCAGCGTCGGAGCCACGATCAACGCCCTCATGGCCGCGGTTTTCGCGCGGGGAACCACCCGCATGTTCAACGCCGCGATGGAGCCGGAGGTCGATTCCACCATCGACCTGCTGAACAAGATGGGCGCCAATATCTCCGGCAAAGGCAGCACCAGCCTCACCATCGAGGGGGTGGAACAACTTTTCCCTGTGGAGATGCAGATGATCCCGGACCGCATCGAAGCGGGGACATTCCTGATCGCCGGAGCCCTGAGCACGGAGCCGGTCACGGTGGAGAACTGCGAACCGGGGCATCTGGCCATCCTGCTGGATAAACTTCGCGAAGCTGGCTGCGAACTGGAAGTCGGCCGGTCCAGCATCACCGTCGTCCCCCCATTGAAGATCAAGCCGGTGGACATCACAACCCTGCCCTATCCAAGTTTCCCCACCGACCTGCAGGCCCAGTTCACCGTCCTGATGTCTCTGGCGGAAGGGACCAGCCGGATCGAAGACACGATCTTTCCGGACCGCTTCATGCATATCGCCGAATTGAACCGGCTGCAGGCCGAAATCAGGATGGACCTCAACGTGGCCACTGTCACCGGAGTCCAGGCCCTGAGCGGCGCGGAGGTGATGGCCACGGACCTGAGGGCCAGCGCGGCTTTGGTGCTGGCTGGCATGGTGGCGCAGGGAACAACGGTCGTTTCCCGCATCTACCACATCGACCGCGGCTACGACCGCATCGAGGAGAAGCTCAATGGCATCGGGGCCCGCATCACGCGTGAGCTGGCCTGATCCGATCCTGGTGACCGGCGGCGCCGGCTTTATCGGCTCCCATCTTTGCGAAGCCTTGCTGCAAAAGGGCTCCAGGGTCATCTGCCTGGACAATTTCTGCTCCTTTTACGCTCCCCTGATAAAGCGGGCCAACATCAGCGCCTGCCTGGAGAATCCCTCGTTTACGCTGGTCGAGGCCGACATCACCGATCCCCAGGCTCTGGAATCAGTCTTTGCAACCCACAAACCCGCATTGGTGGCCCATCTGGCCGCCATGGCCGGAGTGCGCCCTTCCATCGCGGACCCGGAGCTCTACGCGCGGGTCAATGTCCTGGGCACGCTCAATCTTTTGCAGCTTTGCGCCAGGCACGGCGTCGACAAGTTCATCTTTGCCTCCTCTTCCTCGGTCTATGGCAACAACCCCCAAATCCCCTTTTCCGAAAGCGACCGGGTTGATGACCCCATCTCGCCCTATGCCGCCACCAAAAAGGCCGGCGAACTGCTCTGCCACACCTGGCACCACCTTTACGGAATATCCATGCTCTGCCTGAGATTTTTCACGGTCTACGGACCCCGCCAGCGGCCTGACCTCGCCATCCACAAATTCCTGGGCCTGATGGCCCGCGGAGAGATGATCCCGGTCTTCGGCGACGGCTCCAGCAGCCGGGATTACACCTATGTCGCGGATACCGTCAACGGCATTCTGGGCGCTCTGGATTATGTCCAGAACCACCCCTGCTACGAGATCATCAACCTCGGCAACGACCGCGGGGTCAGGCTGGACGGGATGATCGCGGTTTTGGAAGAGGTGACGGGGATGAAAGCGCGTCAGGAACACCTTCCCCCGCAGGAAGGCGATGTGCTCCGGACCAGGGCAGACATCTCCAAAGCGCGGCGGCTCCTGGGCTATGATCCATCCACCAGTTTCGAGCAGGGCATTGCACGTTTCTGGGAGTGGTGGCGGACACAAGGCTGACAAAGAGTTTCCCGCGGATTATCACGGATTAAGGCGGATCGCGTTGATTTAAACAGGACGACCTGAGGTCTTGAAATAAAGACGGCTCTCTTTCAAATCGAGTGGGTGATTGGCACGTCAAATCCGGATTGAACAAGCAGCGGGTTGCCGACCTGGAGAATCGGCAAAGGCAGTACGGCTGCCTTCAGAAGCGGTCAGCAGACCGCTGTGGCAAATCGGAATTTGCCACCCCTTCTTGCCCCTGATGAAAACCTGACCCACTCAGTTTGAAAGTGAGCCATAAAGACTTCAGTCAATTGGATCGCCTGGGCTTTCACAAGTGTTTCCATGTTTCTGATTTAACTAACTGTACTGTAGATATATGCAAGGACGCATGGATACGCCGTTGTTTCTTACAGGATTATCTCCATACCAGATAACACTTTGCAAAAATGTAAGCATTTTTCCCACTCTATCCTCTTTTCTTTCTGCAATTGTTTTCCCAGAACCTGGATTTATTCTTACATTTTTGCAAGTAATTGCTATCAATACATATGATCTCCTGCAGGATAATTGCGTATCCTTACATTTTTGCAACTCGCTGTGTGTGAATGGGGTAGACAGGTATCCACGTACCCCGTATTCCTCTTCAGAATGCTATTTGAAGGCTTTGGTACCGGGAGCTGGTTTGTTCGTAATTGTTGAGCATCATTTATGGCTCTCTTTCAAATCGCGTGGATGATTGGCGCGTTAAATCCGGATTGAACAAGCAGCGGGTTGCCGATCTGGAGAATCGGCAAAGGCAGCACGGCTGCCTTCAGAAGCGGTCAGCAGACCGCTGTGGCAAATCGGAATTTGCCACCCCTTCTTGCCCCTGATGAAAACCTGACCCACTCAGTTTGAAAGTGAGCCTCATTTATCCTCTCACTTGAATCAACGCCCCTCTCATACTCACCTTACACATCCCCAACATTGTTCGGGATGTGTTGGGCGAAGTATCCGCCGCCATGAGCCAGGGCTCTGAGGGCAATAAAAACGGCTCTCTTTCAAACCAAGTGGGTCAGATATTCAGACGCAGATTGAAGGGGTGGCAAATTCCGCTTTGCCACAGCGGCTCGCAGAGCTCTTCAAACGGAGGAACGGAATTATCCGTCTACATTTGCAGAGGATTGGAATCCTCCGGCTACATGTCTTCCCGATCCCCGGGGCTGGGTTTTGGGGTGGCAAATTCCGCTTTGCCACAGCGGCTCGCAGAGCCCTTCAAACGATGAATCGGAATCATCCGTCTACATTTGCAGAGGATTGGAATCCTCCGGCTACATGTCTTCCCGATCCCCGGGGCTGGGTTTTGGGGTGGCAAATTCCGCTTTGCCACAGCTGTCACAGACCGCTAAGCCTTTAGACAAACCGGTTTCAACCGGTGCAGGACAATAGACCCGGGATTAATCCCGGGTATTCTCGGAGCTCATATTTATCTGGCCAGTATTCCCCACCCCCTCAGCAAACTCAGATTCTGAGTTTGCTGAGGGGGTGGGGCCATGAAACATGGATGGCCTGATCATGAAATACGACGGCTGAAGCCGCCGCCTATTGTCCTTCACCCCACCTGCGGCGGGGTTGGTCAGCAGCGAAAGTTGTCACAGACATCTTCTGAAGGCAGCCGTGCTGCCTTTGCCGATTCTCCAGATCTGCAACCTTCTGATTGTGCATCCGGACTTGACGTTCCAATCACGCACTTGGTTTGAAAGAGAGCCTAAAAAACCCCCGGCCGGAGCCGGGGGCTTATCTTGTGCGGTGTCGCCACCGCGGTTAATCGTTCAGTTGCTCATTAGAGCGTTTGGCATCGAACTTGTGCCTTAGTTGTTGGCTGTCACCTTGAAGAACCTCAGCGCTTCCACACCTGTGTAGGTGTAGGTAAGGTTGGCTGTGGTATCCAGAAGTGTCCAGGGATCTGCCGCGAACGGATCGGCCGAGCCATACACGTTGTAGGTCGTGGCGTTATCGACTGCCAGCCAGCTAAGCGTGGGAACACCGCCAACCAGGGCGATCGCTACATCCGGAGCGTCGAGCGCGAGCGGGGTCAGGGTCAACGCGATGTTGTCGATGTACCAGTAGTTGATGTCGTAGCTGTTCGCACCGGTGGCGCGGAAACGGAGCTTGAAGTTACCGCCCGCGACATATGAGGTGATGTCGTAGGTGTAGGTCGTCCAAGGAATATCTCCGGCAGAGTTGTCAACGGTGCCCAGGAAATGCCAGGTTGTTCCGTCATACACTTCCCAGGTCATGGCATTCAAGGCCAAGCCGTAGTTATCCAGCATGATGTCGAAGGTCAGGTCGATCCGATCCGGGACATTGCCGTCGAACCAGTGGCTGGTGAAGGGAATGTCGTAGTCTGTGACTGTCGGGCTCCAACCAAAGGTCAGGGACGGAGCGGGATTGCCAGTGCCAGGAGTTACGAACCAGTTGGTGCTTCCCGCAGTCCATTGGTTGGTTGTGTAGTCGCCGCTAACCCAGTCTTCCAGGAAGGGCAGGGCGATCGGGACAGGCGGGGTTATGACCGCGATCGCGGGATCGGACATGGCCGAGTTCGCGCTGTAGTAGATGGCCTGGACAGTGTAGGAGTAGGTTCCGGGGGTCAGGCCGTAATCGGTGTAGGAGTTTGTGGGTACCAGCGAGGAATTGATCTGGACCATGTCACGATACACGTTATAGCCGCGTAGCACACGGTTTTGAGGCGGATTGTCGTTCGCTGTGCTGAGCATGTTGCGGCGCAGGAACTCGTCGCTCGGCTGCGTGCTAACCACAGGTATGCTGAGCAGTCGGGACCTGGAAGCAAGGATACCGGGGTCATCCACATAGGCTTGCAGGTTCCAGTTGAAGTTCAGCGCCCATTGCGTGTACATGCTGTACCAGGTGCCGCCCAGTTGGATCAGGTCGCCGTAATTGACCAGGGCGGGACCAGCATCGCAACCGGCAGGCCAGTACTCACCTATCACATCATCCAGCAGCACGTCGCAGTTGTAGCCGATCCACACGGCATCGGTCCCGGTGATGGGCACCGGTGTGGTGAGCGTGAAGTCGTTCCACTGGTCGGGGATCACTGTCACGGCTTGGGAATAGACCATGGTGGTCGGGATGAGGCCGGCATCGCCTCCGGTCCAGACCTTCAGGGTGTAGTTGGTATGGGAGGAGGCGGGCCAGAATTTGATGTGGGTGATCTCCATTCCGTTGTAGCCGTACATGGTGCCGGAATCGAATTTGATCGCCACGTCAAAGTTGGCCACTCCACCTGTGCCGATGGAATCGTAGTTGATGCCGTCGTCATAGTGGATCCAGCCGGGGGTTCCGCCGCCGCCATAGCTCAGGCCCCAGGTCAGCAGGACGTCTTCGTTGTTTACCACAGTGGCGTTGAGGTTCACTATCTCGCCGATGGGTTCAACCAAACCGGTTCCGCTCAGCGGCACGGTGTGCAGCACGCGGGCGGTGAGGTTGTCCTGGATGTTCAGGGTCGCTGTCTTCGCGCCCACGGTAAGGGGTGCGAAAGTGACCGTGAAGCTGTAGGTCCCGTTGTTGCCCAATGCCACAGGCAGTCCGTCAGCGTTGAGCGTGAAGTTTCCTTCGGTATCGCCGCTGAGGTAGATGTCGCCTGCGTTGATGGTCAGGGTGGGGGCACCCAGGTTGGTGATGGTGAACTCCTTCACGGAAGGATTCATGATCTCAAGATCGCCGAATTCCCAGGCAGTGGGATTGATGGCGAAGACGGGATCCCAATCTCCGGTGACGGTGAGGTCGATCGGCACATACACCGTGGCGGTGGGGGCGCTGTGGGTGATGACCAGGTCGCCTTCGTAGTAGCCGGGAGGGTTGTTCACGGCGTCGAAGGTCACGTCAACGACCACAGATTGGCCCGCGGGCACGGTTCCGGTGGCAGGTGTGGGCAGAGCCCAGTTGGCGGTTTGGCAGAGTTCCAGGCCGTAGAACAAGAGATTCTGTACCATGGGAAC
This is a stretch of genomic DNA from Candidatus Syntrophosphaera sp.. It encodes these proteins:
- a CDS encoding choice-of-anchor D domain-containing protein, which translates into the protein GFYMTATTGPRSRYIYNDTAPYDALTVTGGTGYANIPNVMLGKGAPPEGPPNAPILTYPANGQIELPVEGFNLQWSPDYSGGAGVPDYYAVYMSMDELTIYDDYYWEIPSAHFNPVTEGGIAFSYDQRWYWTVEAVNAWGSGLVDPPQWFEIISPPAQISVAPTSLTETLAFGNTSVQQLTISNTGGMPLNFSIGLQETPPVRSLITPVDLSTFQAPSHSRNLESERSPFIGPMTEETNRAIFDVQFIYPVSGLAVGAHYGIVTDGDFFYSGNWQGTAGSQTIHKYNLDGTFVEDFNIDGGAMGIRGLTWDGEYFYGSANSTTIYKMDFAAGTTVGTITAPVAVRGIAYDSDNDAFWITTGWGGPLSLLARDGTVLQTLTTAASSMGDIVFDNISGPNPTLWANTQNGSFGNMLQQISLTDGSLVQTFDVTPDQIPGLTIDNIAGGITIATNLVPGKASLVPMVQNLLFYGLELCQTANWALPTPATGTVPAGQSVVVDVTFDAVNNPPGYYEGDLVITHSAPTATVYVPIDLTVTGDWDPVFAINPTAWEFGDLEIMNPSVKEFTITNLGAPTLTINAGDIYLSGDTEGNFTLNADGLPVALGNNGTYSFTVTFAPLTVGAKTATLNIQDNLTARVLHTVPLSGTGLVEPIGEIVNLNATVVNNEDVLLTWGLSYGGGGTPGWIHYDDGINYDSIGTGGVANFDVAIKFDSGTMYGYNGMEITHIKFWPASSHTNYTLKVWTGGDAGLIPTTMVYSQAVTVIPDQWNDFTLTTPVPITGTDAVWIGYNCDVLLDDVIGEYWPAGCDAGPALVNYGDLIQLGGTWYSMYTQWALNFNWNLQAYVDDPGILASRSRLLSIPVVSTQPSDEFLRRNMLSTANDNPPQNRVLRGYNVYRDMVQINSSLVPTNSYTDYGLTPGTYSYTVQAIYYSANSAMSDPAIAVITPPVPIALPFLEDWVSGDYTTNQWTAGSTNWFVTPGTGNPAPSLTFGWSPTVTDYDIPFTSHWFDGNVPDRIDLTFDIMLDNYGLALNAMTWEVYDGTTWHFLGTVDNSAGDIPWTTYTYDITSYVAGGNFKLRFRATGANSYDINYWYIDNIALTLTPLALDAPDVAIALVGGVPTLSWLAVDNATTYNVYGSADPFAADPWTLLDTTANLTYTYTGVEALRFFKVTANN
- the murA gene encoding UDP-N-acetylglucosamine 1-carboxyvinyltransferase — its product is MDRFIIEGTRKLSGTIAVSGAKNVILPAMAACLLAPGKSVLRNVPNLIDLKTMAHVLRVLGARVDYGAGAMAIDSRDLCFNEAPYELVSKMRASIYVLGPLLARLGEARVSFPGGCAIGTRPVDLHLKAMEALGATINIEHGYIHARADKLTGADIHFEKSSVGATINALMAAVFARGTTRMFNAAMEPEVDSTIDLLNKMGANISGKGSTSLTIEGVEQLFPVEMQMIPDRIEAGTFLIAGALSTEPVTVENCEPGHLAILLDKLREAGCELEVGRSSITVVPPLKIKPVDITTLPYPSFPTDLQAQFTVLMSLAEGTSRIEDTIFPDRFMHIAELNRLQAEIRMDLNVATVTGVQALSGAEVMATDLRASAALVLAGMVAQGTTVVSRIYHIDRGYDRIEEKLNGIGARITRELA
- a CDS encoding SDR family NAD(P)-dependent oxidoreductase; protein product: MASGPASRVSWPDPILVTGGAGFIGSHLCEALLQKGSRVICLDNFCSFYAPLIKRANISACLENPSFTLVEADITDPQALESVFATHKPALVAHLAAMAGVRPSIADPELYARVNVLGTLNLLQLCARHGVDKFIFASSSSVYGNNPQIPFSESDRVDDPISPYAATKKAGELLCHTWHHLYGISMLCLRFFTVYGPRQRPDLAIHKFLGLMARGEMIPVFGDGSSSRDYTYVADTVNGILGALDYVQNHPCYEIINLGNDRGVRLDGMIAVLEEVTGMKARQEHLPPQEGDVLRTRADISKARRLLGYDPSTSFEQGIARFWEWWRTQG